The proteins below come from a single Branchiostoma floridae strain S238N-H82 chromosome 5, Bfl_VNyyK, whole genome shotgun sequence genomic window:
- the LOC118416182 gene encoding interferon-inducible GTPase 5-like, whose protein sequence is MGVNQSKSCEPQGSPDSDQTEVMTTSADGRVEIKKDDLGPEEQEKLRMFADKVKNANDQSSAEMIQTLHEEVGQHVDEEAWMGQAYVRIGIVGVTGAGKSTFINSFRGLEAGDPGAAAVDTIETTADTAEYPHPEHDHVILVDFPGALFKLEDGGRRRSAKFDMKEYTRKFGEKMRECNVFLVFTSDRVHDNAVWIAAKAREIGKKVLFVRSKFDQDVANKRRDDKTYFAGGQEEGEERLLQFHRQDYVTKLETMGYGRVAPEDVFIISGIVENIQRGRWDATALKEAMLKQLNIPQQMLFITICIVITTVMLFKRGFGLNEDSVRNLATLTGKDVTELQRFVDDRLSLVKKITQFFQGDINRQNLKQALVVAGAGGVLAAAIAVDVAIDTVIPFVGGLVTAPASFGIAWKALCLVIEQQEECALGLYDLAFQR, encoded by the exons ATGGGAGTCAACCAGTCCAAATCCTGTGAACCCCAAGGAAGTCCAGATTCTGACCAGACAGAAGTTATGACCACATCTGCAGATGGACG TGTGGAGATTAAAAAAGACGACCTTGGTCCCGAGGAGCAGGAGAAATTGCGCATGTTTGCCGACAAGGTCAAGAATGCGAATGATCAATCTTCAGCAGAGATGATACAAACCCTCCACGAGGAGGTTGGGCAACACGTTGATGAGGAAGCATGGATGGGGCAAGCGTACGTCCGCATTGGCATCGTCGGTGTCACGGGTGCGGGAAAATCCACCTTCATCAACTCCTTCCGGGGGCTGGAGGCTGGCGACCCGGGGGCAGCAGCGGTTGACACCATCGAGACCACGGCAGACACCGCAGAGTACCCTCATCCCGAACACGACCACGTCATCCTGGTAGACTTTCCAGGGGCTCTCTTCAAACTAGAGGACGGCGGACGTCGACGATCTGCCAAATTTGATATGAAAGAATACACAAGAAAATTTGGCGAAAAGATGAGGGAATGCAATGTTTTCCTCGTCTTCACAAGTGACCGTGTCCACGACAACGCCGTGTGGATCGCAGCAAAGGCCAGAGAAATTGGAAAAAAGGTGTTGTTCGTCCGCTCCAAGTTCGACCAGGATGTCGCAAACAAACGACGTGACGACAAGACCTACTTCGCTGGGGGGCAGGAGGAAGGTGAAGAACGACTCCTTCAGTTCCATCGGCAGGACTACGTCACCAAACTGGAGACGATGGGATATGGGCGCGTAGCCCCTGAGGATGTCTTCATCATCAGTGGCATAGTGGAGAACATTCAGCGCGGCCGCTGGGATGCCACTGCCCTGAAGGAAGCTATGTTAAAGCAGCTGAACATCCCACAGCAGATGCTATTCATCACGATCT GTATTGTGATCACAACGGTGATGCTGTTCAAAAGAGGTTTCGGTCTTAACGAGGATTCCGTGCGTAACCTGGCTACCCTGACAGGCAAGGACGTGACGGAGTTACAGCGCTTCGTGGATGACAGGCTGTCTCTTGTCAAGAAGATCACACAGTTCTTCCAAGGCGATATCAATCGGCAAAATCTTAAACAGGCCCTTGTTGTAGCGGGAGCAGGTGGAGTTCTTGCGGCAGCCATTGCGGTGGATGTTGCCATAGACACTGTAATCCCCTTTGTCGGTGGTCTAGTGACGGCTCCCGCCTCTTTTGGCATCGCCTGGAAGGCTCTTTGTCTTGTCATAGAACAGCAGGAGGAGTGTGCGCTTGGTTTGTACGATCTTGCTTTCCAGCGTTAG